A genome region from Paenibacillus pabuli includes the following:
- a CDS encoding diaminopimelate epimerase, with protein MKQEIEFIKFNPTQNMTVLVKTSHPAEEYQHIASTIMSYDHVYAEQVGFIVPSLQRGAAARLHMAGGEFCGNACMALAAYLASEQEMDSQDYTELLLEVSGTDQLITCQVRKELNEYFCQVTMPIPRQIGRQTITYEGIDLDMIIVRYEEFIHIVVEVDGFDDGIRKRAQNLARLLGLTLGDKLIGILLFNPRSKELAPLIYVPGLDSLIWERGCGSGTASLGAYLAWKTGREIAARIKQPGGSIKVVAQIDEHGLGSIHIEGSVGIVAQGKAFIDAQQLDMNKGEAHEYGRGFYQTVE; from the coding sequence ATGAAACAGGAGATCGAATTTATCAAGTTTAATCCAACACAGAACATGACGGTTTTGGTGAAAACAAGTCATCCAGCAGAGGAGTACCAACATATCGCTTCAACCATCATGTCCTACGATCATGTATATGCGGAGCAGGTCGGATTTATTGTGCCATCGCTTCAGCGCGGAGCTGCAGCACGGTTGCATATGGCCGGAGGAGAGTTTTGTGGTAATGCCTGTATGGCTCTGGCAGCCTACCTTGCATCTGAACAGGAGATGGATTCTCAAGATTACACTGAATTGCTGCTTGAGGTCTCGGGTACAGATCAGTTGATCACCTGCCAAGTGAGGAAGGAGCTGAATGAATACTTTTGTCAGGTGACCATGCCGATTCCCAGACAGATTGGACGGCAGACCATAACGTACGAAGGCATCGATCTGGATATGATTATTGTCCGGTATGAGGAGTTCATTCATATCGTGGTGGAGGTGGACGGGTTCGATGATGGGATCCGAAAAAGAGCACAAAACCTCGCGCGTCTGCTTGGACTAACCCTGGGAGACAAACTGATTGGCATTTTGTTGTTCAATCCACGTTCCAAAGAGTTGGCTCCGCTGATTTATGTTCCGGGACTGGATAGCCTGATATGGGAACGGGGATGCGGTTCAGGCACGGCTTCGCTGGGCGCCTATCTGGCCTGGAAGACAGGAAGAGAAATTGCTGCCCGAATTAAACAGCCCGGAGGTTCGATCAAAGTTGTAGCCCAGATCGATGAACATGGGCTGGGGAGCATTCACATTGAAGGTTCTGTCGGCATTGTGGCACAGGGGAAAGCATTTATTGATGCACAACAGTTGGACATGAATAAGGGGGAAGCACATGAATACGGTCGTGGATTTTACCAGACAGTTGAATGA
- a CDS encoding nicotianamine synthase family protein, which translates to MNTVVDFTRQLNDFLSSFEQLARKYDHSVHHAEQMELAINAYSHWITDKHHESFWAEKELEGSADFEQLVLDLRCQSSRCVAIMEKYRALKLQHGDGEIADYFRNIEECIEKEFGSFHVTSESKVLLIGSGAFPMTPLLIARRTGAQVVGIDIDEEAIGLGQTVVNTLGAGLRIHLQKAAVQELDFTKEATHIIFSSTVAIKYDILDQLHSLTNEDVVVAMRYGNGLKSLFNYPQQETDPLKWRLVDNILRPHDVFDIALYQKPSYVG; encoded by the coding sequence ATGAATACGGTCGTGGATTTTACCAGACAGTTGAATGATTTTCTGAGTAGCTTTGAACAACTTGCCCGGAAATACGATCATTCCGTTCATCATGCGGAACAGATGGAGCTTGCCATCAATGCCTATTCCCACTGGATCACCGATAAGCATCACGAGTCATTCTGGGCAGAGAAGGAACTTGAGGGAAGCGCCGATTTTGAACAGCTTGTACTGGATTTAAGGTGTCAATCTTCCCGCTGTGTAGCGATCATGGAGAAATATCGGGCATTGAAGCTGCAGCACGGAGATGGGGAGATCGCGGATTATTTCAGAAATATTGAGGAATGCATTGAGAAGGAATTCGGCAGCTTTCATGTCACTTCAGAGTCCAAGGTGCTTCTGATCGGCTCGGGTGCATTTCCAATGACTCCCCTGCTTATCGCCAGAAGGACGGGGGCACAGGTGGTAGGCATTGATATTGATGAAGAGGCAATCGGATTAGGTCAGACTGTGGTGAATACATTGGGGGCTGGTCTCCGCATCCATTTGCAGAAGGCGGCTGTTCAGGAACTCGATTTTACGAAAGAAGCCACGCATATCATTTTCAGTTCCACGGTCGCTATAAAGTATGACATCCTGGATCAGCTTCATTCACTCACGAATGAAGACGTTGTTGTCGCAATGCGATATGGCAATGGATTGAAGTCCTTGTTCAATTACCCTCAGCAGGAGACAGACCCGCTAAAATGGCGACTCGTTGACAATATTTTGCGACCGCACGATGTGTTTGACATTGCACTGTATCAGAAACCTTCGTATGTCGGATAA